The Methylomarinum vadi genome has a window encoding:
- a CDS encoding formate--tetrahydrofolate ligase — MSDIEIAQQAKMRPIIGLAEEKLGIPAEHLDPYGHYKAKLSLEYLNSLNDQQDGKLILVTAISPTPAGEGKTTTTVGLGDALNRLGKKTIICLREPSLGPCFGMKGGAAGGGYSQVVPMEDINLHFTGDFHAIGVAHNLLSAMIDNHINHGNELGIDPRRITWKRVVDMNDRALRKITVGQGGPANGYLREDGYDIVVASEIMAILCLATSRADLKERLGRIVIGYKSDRVTPIYARDLKAHGAMAALLKEAIKPNLVQTLENNIAIIHGGPFANIAHGCNTVTATKTALKLADYAITEAGFGADLGAEKFLDIKCRMSGLKPSAVVLVATVRALKYHGGVAREDLNNENLEALQQGFANLERHVHNVTQNYGLPCVICLNHFTFDTEAEIALLQEKCAALGVKCVVSKHWAKGGAGAEELAKEVLDIVDQREPAFNYVYDDDMPLWDKIETIATKLYGAAGITASPKVKNEIKMLQQIYGRFPVCMAKTQMSFSTDPAAKGAPSGHTVEISEVRLANGAGFIVAIAGDMMTMPGLPKSPAAERIDITDDGVITGLF; from the coding sequence ATGTCTGATATCGAAATCGCGCAACAAGCCAAGATGCGACCCATCATTGGTCTTGCTGAGGAAAAACTGGGCATTCCTGCAGAACATCTCGACCCTTACGGCCATTACAAGGCCAAACTATCGCTGGAATACCTGAATTCATTAAACGACCAACAAGACGGCAAACTGATTTTAGTCACTGCGATCAGCCCGACGCCTGCCGGCGAAGGCAAGACCACGACCACGGTGGGTCTCGGCGACGCCTTAAACCGTCTCGGCAAAAAAACCATCATCTGCTTGCGCGAACCTTCGTTGGGCCCTTGCTTCGGCATGAAAGGCGGTGCGGCCGGCGGCGGCTATTCCCAGGTCGTACCGATGGAGGATATCAACCTGCATTTCACTGGCGACTTCCACGCCATCGGCGTCGCCCATAACTTGCTGTCGGCGATGATCGACAACCACATCAATCACGGCAACGAACTGGGCATCGACCCCAGGCGCATCACCTGGAAACGCGTCGTCGACATGAACGACCGCGCGCTGAGAAAGATCACCGTCGGCCAGGGCGGACCGGCCAACGGCTATTTGCGCGAAGACGGCTACGACATCGTCGTCGCTTCGGAAATTATGGCGATTTTATGTTTGGCCACCAGCCGCGCCGATTTAAAGGAACGCCTCGGCCGCATCGTCATCGGTTATAAATCCGACCGAGTGACCCCGATCTACGCGCGCGACCTGAAGGCTCACGGCGCAATGGCTGCGCTGTTGAAAGAGGCAATCAAACCGAACCTGGTACAAACCCTGGAAAACAATATCGCTATCATCCACGGCGGCCCGTTCGCCAATATCGCCCACGGCTGTAACACCGTCACCGCGACCAAGACCGCCTTGAAACTGGCCGATTACGCCATCACCGAGGCCGGCTTCGGCGCCGACCTGGGCGCGGAGAAATTCCTCGACATCAAATGCCGCATGTCCGGCTTGAAACCGTCAGCCGTTGTACTGGTCGCGACGGTTCGGGCGCTTAAATATCACGGCGGCGTCGCCCGGGAAGACTTGAATAACGAGAATCTGGAAGCCCTGCAACAAGGTTTCGCCAATCTCGAACGCCACGTCCACAACGTCACGCAAAACTACGGCCTGCCTTGCGTGATCTGCCTGAATCATTTCACCTTCGACACGGAAGCGGAGATCGCCTTGCTGCAGGAAAAATGCGCAGCATTGGGCGTCAAATGCGTGGTTTCCAAACATTGGGCCAAGGGCGGTGCCGGGGCCGAGGAACTGGCTAAGGAAGTGTTGGACATCGTCGACCAGCGCGAACCCGCTTTCAACTATGTTTATGACGACGACATGCCGCTTTGGGACAAGATCGAAACGATCGCCACCAAGTTATACGGCGCGGCCGGCATCACGGCCAGTCCCAAAGTCAAAAACGAAATCAAGATGTTGCAACAAATCTACGGCCGTTTCCCGGTCTGCATGGCCAAGACACAAATGTCATTTTCCACCGACCCGGCCGCCAAGGGCGCGCCGTCCGGCCATACCGTCGAAATCAGCGAAGTCAGACTGGCCAACGGCGCTGGTTTTATCGTCGCCATCGCCGGCGACATGATGACCATGCCGGGCCTGCCTAAATCGCCGGCCGCCGAACGCATCGACATCACCGACGACGGCGTCATTACCGGCCTGTTTTAA
- the glyA gene encoding serine hydroxymethyltransferase, with amino-acid sequence MFKQSMSIAGFDDELYQAIEEERQRQEDHIELIASENYTSPRVMEAQGTLLTNKYAEGYPGKRYYGGCEYVDKVEHLAIERAKELFGADYANVQPHSGSQANMAVFMALIQPGDTILGLSLADGGHLTHGAKPNFSGKIYNAVQYGLNPETGEIDYDQVEALALEHKPKVIVAGFSAYSRIWDWQRFRDIADQVGAYLFVDMAHVAGLVAAGLYPNPVPIADVVTSTTHKSLRGPRGGLILCKSNPELEKKFNSNIFPGIQGGPLMHVIAAKAVAFKEAMTPEFKTYQQQVINNAQAMAEVFINRGFDVVSGGTDNHLMLVSLIKKGITGKAADEALGRAHITVNKNAVPNDPESPFVTSGIRVGTPAPTTRGFKEDQMREIAGLMCDVMENMNDDGVIDMVREKVKALCSRFPVYRAD; translated from the coding sequence ATGTTTAAACAATCCATGTCAATTGCCGGCTTTGATGACGAGCTATACCAAGCGATAGAAGAAGAGCGTCAACGCCAGGAAGACCATATTGAATTGATTGCCTCGGAAAACTACACCAGTCCTCGGGTCATGGAAGCCCAGGGCACGCTGCTGACCAATAAATACGCCGAAGGCTACCCCGGCAAACGTTATTACGGCGGTTGCGAATATGTCGACAAGGTCGAACATCTGGCCATCGAGCGCGCCAAGGAACTGTTCGGCGCCGATTACGCCAACGTGCAGCCTCACTCCGGTTCACAGGCCAATATGGCGGTATTCATGGCCTTGATCCAACCGGGCGACACCATTCTGGGCCTGAGCCTGGCCGACGGCGGCCATTTGACCCATGGCGCCAAACCGAATTTTTCCGGCAAAATCTATAACGCCGTTCAATACGGTTTGAATCCCGAAACCGGCGAAATCGATTACGACCAGGTCGAGGCCTTGGCCCTGGAACACAAACCGAAAGTCATCGTCGCCGGTTTTTCCGCTTACTCGCGCATCTGGGATTGGCAACGCTTCCGCGACATCGCCGACCAAGTCGGCGCCTATCTGTTCGTCGACATGGCCCATGTCGCCGGTTTGGTCGCGGCAGGCCTGTATCCGAATCCGGTGCCGATCGCCGACGTTGTCACCAGCACCACGCATAAATCCCTGCGCGGCCCGCGTGGCGGTCTGATCCTATGCAAAAGCAACCCCGAATTGGAAAAGAAATTCAATTCCAATATTTTCCCGGGAATCCAGGGCGGACCGCTAATGCACGTCATCGCCGCCAAGGCGGTCGCCTTCAAGGAAGCAATGACGCCGGAATTCAAGACCTATCAACAGCAGGTAATCAATAACGCCCAGGCGATGGCCGAAGTGTTCATCAATCGCGGCTTCGACGTGGTTTCCGGCGGCACCGACAATCACCTTATGCTGGTTTCCCTGATCAAAAAAGGCATTACCGGTAAGGCCGCCGACGAAGCGCTCGGCCGGGCCCATATCACGGTCAATAAAAACGCCGTGCCAAACGACCCCGAATCGCCGTTCGTTACCAGCGGCATCCGCGTCGGCACCCCCGCGCCAACCACGCGTGGCTTTAAGGAAGACCAAATGCGCGAGATCGCCGGTCTGATGTGCGACGTGATGGAAAACATGAACGATGACGGCGTGATCGACATGGTCCGCGAAAAAGTCAAAGCGCTGTGTTCCCGTTTTCCGGTCTACAGAGCCGACTAA
- a CDS encoding glycerate kinase type-2 family protein yields MNDRILALRDDAANIFQAGIKAADPFQAVCRCLAADEDHLEIGLDPANPERKRQGRWNKIHVIAFGKAACAMANATREIIPVHLLAEPGIVVTNYENAVPAADMRVMAAGHPLPDPAGLEAAAAVAERVAQAQENELVLVLVSGGGSALLPYPVEGVNLADKIATTDLLLASGASINQINCVRKHLSRLKGGGLAKLAAPADLHALILSDVLGDDLSAIASGPTVADDTRFNDAVAVLRSKNIWDKIPSSVREHLEKGCRGEVEETPKSGDPIFKTSGHTLIGSNRISVDAAMRMAQQLNYDAMLYNDHLSGEAREVAEQLVLHAKDLQQRGLRQATALLAGGETTVTLKGSGRGGRNQEMALAFALAAEKHRLPGRWVFLSGGTDGRDGPTDAAGGLVDPGTVGRIAEPAALLENNDSYRALTQSQDLLDTGATGTNVADLQVLLIQPLSSS; encoded by the coding sequence ATGAACGATCGTATCTTAGCCTTGCGCGACGATGCCGCGAACATATTCCAAGCCGGTATCAAGGCGGCGGACCCTTTTCAAGCGGTCTGCCGCTGTTTAGCTGCCGACGAGGATCATCTCGAGATAGGCTTGGACCCCGCTAATCCGGAAAGGAAAAGACAAGGCCGATGGAATAAAATACACGTAATCGCTTTCGGCAAGGCCGCTTGCGCGATGGCCAACGCGACAAGAGAGATCATACCGGTGCATTTGCTGGCCGAGCCGGGTATCGTGGTCACCAATTACGAAAACGCGGTTCCGGCCGCTGACATGCGGGTCATGGCTGCGGGCCACCCCTTACCCGACCCGGCCGGACTCGAAGCCGCGGCGGCGGTAGCGGAAAGAGTCGCCCAAGCGCAAGAGAACGAGCTGGTATTGGTACTGGTTTCCGGCGGCGGCTCGGCCTTACTGCCCTATCCGGTCGAAGGCGTCAACCTGGCCGACAAGATCGCGACCACCGATTTGCTGTTGGCCAGCGGCGCCTCGATCAACCAAATCAACTGCGTACGCAAACACTTGTCCCGCTTGAAGGGCGGCGGTTTGGCCAAACTGGCGGCGCCCGCCGACTTGCATGCACTGATCCTGTCCGACGTGCTCGGCGACGATTTAAGCGCCATCGCCAGCGGCCCGACAGTAGCGGACGATACCCGATTTAACGACGCAGTGGCCGTACTGCGCAGTAAAAACATTTGGGACAAGATTCCTTCATCGGTACGCGAACACTTGGAAAAAGGCTGCCGAGGAGAAGTCGAGGAAACCCCAAAAAGCGGCGACCCGATATTCAAGACAAGCGGACACACCCTGATCGGCAGTAACCGGATCAGCGTCGACGCCGCAATGCGGATGGCGCAACAATTAAATTATGACGCCATGCTTTATAACGATCATCTCAGCGGCGAAGCCCGCGAGGTTGCGGAACAACTGGTATTGCATGCCAAAGACTTGCAACAACGAGGCTTGCGCCAGGCGACAGCGTTATTGGCTGGCGGCGAAACCACCGTTACGTTGAAAGGGAGCGGCCGCGGCGGCCGCAATCAGGAAATGGCGCTCGCCTTCGCGCTGGCCGCCGAAAAACACCGCTTGCCAGGCCGCTGGGTTTTTTTAAGCGGCGGCACCGATGGCCGCGACGGCCCCACCGATGCAGCCGGCGGCCTGGTCGATCCCGGCACGGTCGGCCGTATTGCCGAGCCCGCCGCCTTGTTGGAAAATAACGATTCTTATCGGGCATTAACTCAATCACAGGATTTATTGGATACTGGCGCAACCGGCACCAACGTCGCCGACTTACAGGTATTGCTGATCCAACCTCTATCTTCAAGCTAA